Proteins from one Dysgonomonas sp. HDW5A genomic window:
- a CDS encoding IS256 family transposase, producing the protein MDIPKDFLSKEFLSQFKTQEDVEAFMSELHVKVYEQMLQGEMYSHLGYEKGSKEGINTGNSRNGSYSKKIQGKHGQSVIEVPRDREGDFEPVVVPKHQSRGLSIERLVISLYAKGMSVADIESEMHELYGVNLSTSAISHITNKVSQQAIEWQNRPLDNLYLIVWMDGIVFKVRDNGKVINKTVYLCIGLNKEGFKEVLGMWVGKTESSSFWMGVLTDLKARGVSDILITVTDNLSGFTDTIKAVFPESTTQICVVHQIRNSCRYVVWKEKKEFTSDLKLIYNAPTKESASAELDLFEQKWGSKYPYAIRSWRTNWDELTSFFDFPLEIRKIIYTTNLIENLNGKIRKYTKNKLSFPNDDALKKSVYLSIAEIEKKWTMPIHNWGLILNQFLVIFGERVNL; encoded by the coding sequence ATGGACATACCAAAGGATTTTTTAAGCAAAGAGTTCTTGAGTCAATTCAAGACCCAAGAAGATGTAGAAGCTTTTATGAGTGAGCTTCATGTCAAGGTTTACGAGCAAATGCTTCAGGGGGAGATGTACTCTCATCTTGGTTATGAGAAAGGCTCAAAAGAAGGCATTAACACAGGGAACTCGCGTAATGGCAGTTATTCAAAGAAGATTCAAGGCAAGCATGGTCAATCTGTGATCGAAGTACCTCGTGATCGCGAAGGCGATTTTGAACCGGTTGTTGTACCTAAGCATCAAAGTCGAGGCTTATCCATCGAACGTTTGGTTATCTCGCTTTATGCCAAAGGTATGAGTGTAGCGGATATTGAATCCGAGATGCATGAGCTTTATGGCGTTAATTTATCTACCTCTGCCATTTCTCATATCACCAATAAAGTCAGCCAACAGGCTATTGAGTGGCAGAACCGCCCATTGGATAATCTGTACTTGATTGTTTGGATGGACGGCATTGTCTTCAAAGTCCGAGATAATGGCAAAGTTATCAATAAGACTGTTTACCTATGTATTGGACTTAATAAAGAGGGTTTTAAGGAAGTCTTGGGCATGTGGGTTGGTAAAACAGAGTCATCCTCTTTTTGGATGGGAGTTCTCACCGATTTAAAAGCACGTGGAGTCAGTGATATTCTGATAACGGTAACAGATAACCTGAGCGGATTTACTGATACGATCAAGGCTGTTTTTCCCGAATCAACTACTCAAATCTGTGTTGTCCATCAAATCCGCAACTCGTGTCGTTATGTGGTTTGGAAAGAAAAGAAAGAGTTTACTTCTGACTTAAAGTTGATTTACAATGCCCCAACAAAAGAATCAGCAAGTGCAGAACTTGACTTGTTTGAACAAAAATGGGGTTCTAAATACCCCTATGCCATCCGTTCTTGGCGAACCAATTGGGATGAACTTACCTCTTTCTTTGACTTTCCGTTAGAAATCAGAAAGATAATCTATACCACCAACCTGATTGAAAATCTGAATGGTAAAATCAGAAAATATACTAAAAACAAACTGTCATTCCCCAATGACGATGCTCTGAAAAAATCTGTATATCTCTCTATTGCTGAGATTGAGAAGAAGTGGACAATGCCCATACATAATTGGGGACTTATTCTGAATCAATTTTTGGTTATCTTTGGCGAAAGAGTCAACCTGTAA
- a CDS encoding HlyD family secretion protein → MNKKKDNIVNKSLESGGTEDVSVITLDDGTKVAKIRKNKGSDSEPEYELITLSLGIELRSEEFQEVLGSVPSWILRRGITLIAIIVLIILIGSAIFKYPDIITTSMTLTGSTPAASIIAKASGKIQELSITDKQEVKSGDYLAVIENPANTNDIQTLKTYIQQLNEKIDTTITLPSKDLKLGSMQSLYSSFYITLFDYHEFKRLQYYTQKIDFMKEKVNQYQDYYKTITGQKEIIKEQFQLNKNQYQRDSILNKRGVISSEELETTRNQYLQGYLSLENIHSTIQNTEMQITQMQESLLDTEYQYLDKKNQLETQLKTYIAQLLSEIQTWELNFALIAPVDGQVTFTNYWVKNQNVTNGETVFTVIPKHNQEIMGKAQMPLIRSGKVKTGQKVNIRFANFPDNEYGIIKGIVKNISMVSTKDTQGMGYYTVEIELPNRLVTTYNKELPYLPDMQAQADIVTEDISLLERFFMPIRKIWTEGMTN, encoded by the coding sequence ATGAATAAAAAGAAAGATAATATAGTAAATAAGAGTTTGGAATCAGGTGGCACAGAAGACGTTTCTGTCATAACTCTTGATGACGGAACAAAAGTAGCCAAAATACGTAAAAATAAAGGTTCAGACTCTGAACCTGAATACGAATTAATAACACTCTCTCTAGGTATAGAATTAAGAAGTGAAGAGTTTCAGGAAGTATTAGGAAGTGTTCCTTCGTGGATACTGCGAAGAGGCATTACCCTTATAGCTATTATCGTTTTGATAATACTGATTGGAAGTGCTATCTTTAAATACCCTGATATTATTACTACCTCTATGACTCTTACCGGAAGCACACCCGCAGCATCAATTATAGCAAAGGCTTCAGGTAAAATACAAGAACTGAGCATTACTGATAAACAGGAAGTAAAATCAGGTGATTACTTGGCTGTAATCGAAAATCCAGCAAATACGAATGATATACAAACATTAAAAACATATATACAACAATTAAATGAAAAAATAGATACGACCATAACATTACCGTCCAAAGACCTTAAATTAGGAAGTATGCAGTCTCTATATTCTAGTTTTTATATTACACTGTTTGATTATCATGAATTCAAACGACTTCAATACTATACACAGAAAATTGATTTTATGAAAGAAAAAGTGAATCAATATCAGGATTACTACAAAACAATAACCGGACAAAAAGAGATTATAAAAGAACAGTTCCAATTAAACAAAAATCAATACCAACGAGACTCAATCTTGAACAAACGCGGAGTTATTTCCTCTGAGGAGCTAGAAACAACGCGAAATCAATATTTACAAGGTTATCTTTCACTCGAAAACATCCATTCAACCATTCAAAACACCGAAATGCAAATTACCCAGATGCAAGAAAGCCTGTTGGATACTGAATATCAATACCTAGATAAAAAAAATCAATTGGAAACTCAATTAAAAACATATATAGCACAACTCCTATCCGAAATACAGACTTGGGAGTTGAATTTTGCATTGATAGCCCCTGTAGATGGACAAGTAACTTTCACCAATTATTGGGTAAAGAATCAGAATGTAACAAATGGAGAAACAGTATTTACAGTTATTCCCAAACATAACCAAGAAATCATGGGGAAAGCTCAGATGCCATTAATACGTTCAGGAAAAGTAAAGACTGGACAAAAAGTAAACATACGCTTTGCTAACTTCCCAGATAATGAATATGGTATTATCAAAGGTATAGTAAAGAATATCTCGATGGTGTCAACAAAAGACACTCAAGGGATGGGTTACTATACAGTAGAAATAGAGTTGCCTAATAGACTAGTAACCACTTATAATAAAGAACTCCCTTACCTGCCTGATATGCAGGCACAGGCGGATATTGTGACTGAAGATATTTCTCTACTTGAACGATTCTTTATGCCAATCAGAAAAATTTGGACCGAAGGGATGACAAACTGA
- a CDS encoding peptidase domain-containing ABC transporter produces MKPFPSYPQLDAMDCGPTCLRMIAKYYGRSFSVQYLREKSFITREGVSMLGISDAAELIGFRTNGVKITFEQLVSGKPLPCILHWNQNHFVVCYGIKQKRNGEYEIKISDPAGEKYTLNKTEFLKCWISSRSGGEDTGTALLLEPTPDFYTQDDGLENSGKSIRYFFRYLRPYRSQVIQLIIGLLVGSILALILPFLTQAVVDQGISNNNLSFITLVLIAQLILFITQLAVEFIRNWITLHVNSRISISLISDFLSKLMKLPLRFFDTKNVGDIMQRIGDNDRIKSFLTGSTLTTLFSFVNFIIFAVILAYYNLTILGVFVLGNALYISWILLFLRYRRKLDMARFSQASAEQSNLVQIVTGMQEIKLNNCEKQQRWKWERIQVKLFKISIKGLALGQYQQMGSVFFSQTTSLFISFIAARSVIEGDMTLGMMMSVSYIIGQLSGPIGQVIGFVQAAQDAKISLERLNEIHNKEDEEQTIESKINELPNNKTLYVEDLYFSYDGADRDYVLKGINLSIPENRVTAVVGASGSGKTTLIKLLLSFYEPNKGKIKIKDIPIDDINPHLWRQKSGAVMQDGFIFSDTIANNIAVGEDIVDKKKLLHAVEVANIKEFIESLPLKYNTKIGMEGNGISQGQRQRLLIARAVYKNPDFLFFDEATNALDANNEKVILDNLNSFYKGKTVVIVAHRLSTVQNADNIVVLDKGQIIEEGTHKELTDKKGAYYTLVKNQLELGM; encoded by the coding sequence ATGAAACCTTTCCCCTCTTATCCTCAGTTAGACGCTATGGATTGTGGTCCGACGTGCTTGCGAATGATAGCAAAATACTATGGACGAAGCTTTTCAGTACAATATCTTAGGGAAAAGAGTTTTATTACACGCGAAGGTGTGTCTATGTTGGGGATCAGTGATGCTGCTGAATTAATTGGTTTCAGGACAAACGGAGTAAAGATAACTTTCGAACAACTTGTCTCCGGAAAGCCATTACCTTGTATCCTTCATTGGAATCAGAACCATTTTGTAGTCTGTTATGGTATTAAGCAAAAAAGAAATGGTGAATATGAAATAAAGATTTCCGATCCAGCAGGAGAGAAATACACCCTGAACAAGACTGAATTTCTCAAATGTTGGATTAGTTCCCGTTCAGGCGGTGAAGATACAGGTACAGCATTGTTGTTAGAACCAACACCAGATTTTTACACACAAGATGATGGTTTAGAAAATTCAGGTAAAAGTATCCGCTATTTCTTCCGCTATCTTCGCCCCTATCGCTCTCAGGTAATACAGCTTATTATAGGCTTATTAGTAGGCAGTATACTCGCTCTTATTCTACCTTTTCTGACACAGGCAGTAGTAGATCAAGGTATAAGCAATAATAACCTGAGCTTTATAACCTTAGTTCTGATAGCTCAATTAATCCTTTTTATTACCCAACTCGCTGTTGAATTTATCCGTAACTGGATAACCCTTCATGTCAATAGTCGTATCAGCATATCGCTTATATCTGATTTCCTGTCCAAATTGATGAAGCTCCCTCTTCGTTTTTTTGACACTAAAAATGTCGGGGACATCATGCAGCGTATCGGGGATAATGACCGTATCAAATCATTCTTAACAGGTTCTACCTTAACTACCTTATTTTCTTTTGTTAATTTTATTATATTTGCTGTTATACTTGCTTACTACAATCTGACCATATTGGGGGTATTTGTATTGGGTAATGCCTTATATATTTCGTGGATATTACTATTCCTTCGTTATAGGCGCAAATTGGATATGGCACGCTTCTCGCAGGCTTCTGCCGAACAAAGCAATCTGGTACAAATTGTAACCGGCATGCAGGAAATCAAACTTAACAACTGTGAAAAGCAGCAACGTTGGAAATGGGAACGCATACAGGTAAAACTCTTCAAAATAAGTATTAAAGGCCTTGCTCTGGGGCAATATCAGCAGATGGGTTCTGTATTTTTCAGTCAGACTACATCGTTGTTTATATCCTTTATTGCTGCTCGCTCTGTTATCGAAGGAGATATGACTCTAGGTATGATGATGTCAGTTAGTTATATAATAGGGCAACTGTCCGGCCCTATCGGACAAGTTATTGGATTTGTACAAGCCGCACAAGATGCTAAGATAAGTCTCGAACGCTTAAACGAAATACACAACAAAGAAGACGAAGAACAAACCATAGAATCAAAGATAAATGAGCTTCCTAATAATAAGACCCTATATGTAGAGGATTTATATTTTAGCTATGATGGAGCAGATAGGGACTATGTGTTAAAAGGAATAAACTTATCCATACCAGAAAATAGAGTAACAGCGGTAGTTGGAGCCAGTGGCAGTGGAAAGACAACCCTGATAAAACTTTTACTTTCTTTTTATGAACCTAATAAAGGTAAAATTAAGATTAAGGACATCCCAATAGATGATATTAATCCTCACCTGTGGAGACAAAAATCAGGCGCAGTGATGCAAGATGGGTTTATCTTTTCAGACACCATTGCCAATAACATAGCTGTAGGTGAAGATATAGTTGATAAAAAGAAGCTGCTTCATGCTGTAGAAGTTGCTAATATCAAAGAATTCATAGAATCATTACCCCTGAAATACAATACCAAAATAGGTATGGAAGGAAATGGTATCAGTCAAGGGCAACGCCAACGCTTATTAATTGCCCGGGCTGTGTACAAAAATCCCGATTTTTTGTTTTTTGATGAAGCTACCAATGCTCTAGATGCCAATAATGAAAAAGTTATACTGGATAATTTGAACAGTTTTTATAAAGGAAAAACTGTTGTTATAGTAGCACATCGTCTCAGTACGGTTCAGAACGCTGATAATATTGTAGTTCTGGATAAAGGACAAATTATAGAAGAGGGAACTCACAAAGAATTAACTGATAAAAAAGGAGCCTATTATACTCTAGTTAAGAATCAGCTCGAATTGGGTATGTAA